From Anolis carolinensis isolate JA03-04 unplaced genomic scaffold, rAnoCar3.1.pri scaffold_8, whole genome shotgun sequence, a single genomic window includes:
- the LOC100564413 gene encoding uncharacterized protein CXorf65 homolog isoform X2 → MFITVLHGEHKADIFNIHCKVQILLDGIKHRCGCEDEEEIDLADESGQVKNLLQNKHRSAIELLEERETYVLLGITITKLAAWQEQKKPSPRMKSKRAHRRSNLDIPAAVGLRNHSPHGSRTRTPIGSPKSSRKN, encoded by the exons ATGTTCATCACTGTGCTTCATGGTG AACACAAGGCAGATATTTTTAACATTCATTGCAAAGTCCAGATTCTCCTAGATGGCATTAAACATCGCTGTGGCTGTGAGGATGAAG AAGAAATAGACTTAGCAGACGAGAGTGGCCAAGTAAAGAATTTACTCCAAAACAAGCACCGCTCTGCAATTGAGCTTCTTGAAGAACGAGAGACTTATGTACTCCTTGGTATTACAATCA CTAAACTCGCAGCTTGGCAAGAGCAAAAGAAACCTTCTCCCAGGATGAAATCCAAAAGGGCTCATAGAAGGTCAAACCTAGATATTCCAGCTGCTGTAG GCTTACGGAACCATTCACCCCATGGCAGTAGAACAAGGACTCCCATTGGATCCCCAAAGTCAAGCAGGAAAAATTGA
- the LOC100564413 gene encoding uncharacterized protein CXorf65 homolog isoform X1, whose protein sequence is MFITVLHGEHKADIFNIHCKVQILLDGIKHRCGCEDEEEIDLADESGQVKNLLQNKHRSAIELLEERETYVLLGITINSERPSEAGFIPLLKDEIIINSRFLAKLAAWQEQKKPSPRMKSKRAHRRSNLDIPAAVGLRNHSPHGSRTRTPIGSPKSSRKN, encoded by the exons ATGTTCATCACTGTGCTTCATGGTG AACACAAGGCAGATATTTTTAACATTCATTGCAAAGTCCAGATTCTCCTAGATGGCATTAAACATCGCTGTGGCTGTGAGGATGAAG AAGAAATAGACTTAGCAGACGAGAGTGGCCAAGTAAAGAATTTACTCCAAAACAAGCACCGCTCTGCAATTGAGCTTCTTGAAGAACGAGAGACTTATGTACTCCTTGGTATTACAATCA ATAGTGAAAGACCTTCAGAGGCAGGATTTATCCCTCTGCTGAAAGATGAAATCATCATTAACTCCAGGTTCCTAG CTAAACTCGCAGCTTGGCAAGAGCAAAAGAAACCTTCTCCCAGGATGAAATCCAAAAGGGCTCATAGAAGGTCAAACCTAGATATTCCAGCTGCTGTAG GCTTACGGAACCATTCACCCCATGGCAGTAGAACAAGGACTCCCATTGGATCCCCAAAGTCAAGCAGGAAAAATTGA